The following DNA comes from Mugil cephalus isolate CIBA_MC_2020 chromosome 6, CIBA_Mcephalus_1.1, whole genome shotgun sequence.
ACAAACAAGCATTCCAGTGGATAATAATAAGGATATACAGTACGAGGTTGCTGATACGGAACATATTTGGAAAGCTGGTTCTGGTTTCAGTCCGCTCAAAGAACTCAAAGAGCCTCGCCATTTTGCAAAGACGGTTGAGCCTGAACTCCGGGTTGTTGAATCCATATTTCACAAACAGCAGATCAGTGGGTATCATCGCAATCATGTCATATTTGAACTGAGGTGTCGTTCTGTATTTATCTCTCAGTTTTTTGGAGTCCTTCACCAGCAGGCCTTGTTCCAGGTAACCTGAGGGACAGACACAGAATTAGAAGCTAAATCTGATTCTCAGAAAAGACATCGAATCATATATAAGAAATTTCTGTCTTGAATTATTTTTCAAGAGTCCGACCTGTTCTCGATCTGACGAATGTGTCTGCGTAGTAGATGAAGTCCGACGTGTAGTCCAAGACTATCCAGAGTTTTGTGTACGAGTCTTGGAGTTCATTAAAGCAGGCCCTAGAAgataagaaacaaaaatcagTTGACACCCTGCTCAGTGAAAGGTAAGTAGTCAATATGTGAAGCAAACATCACCTTGTTATAATCATCATCAGGTTATAAAACACTGGGCCTGCGATGACGGTCAGCCATCTGTAGTACTGGTCCGCTGCAGGATCCATGATCCAGATTTCTTTCCTGGAAACAACTTAACTTTAACTCGTTTTGTCtcacatgtttcatttttacaacatgtttttttttttaaagagtctTTCAGAGACTTGGTTCACCGCACAGGGTACTTACGGaggctcctctttctttttatcatctTTCTTATCATCTTTTTTATCGtctttcttctcatcttttttctCATCCTTCTTCTCgtccttcttttcctcttctttcttgtcCCCATCCTTCTTCTcgtcttttttctcctcctccttcttctcatcttttttctcctcctttttctcatcttttttaatctcgtcttttttgtcctcttttttGCTACGGATCACAAGTTTAGTTTTTACGGCGATTGAAACGCAGATAGAGGTGGACTATGAGGGACTGTCGGGGGTCTGCTGGTCTATTTTAAAGGGGTTAGTGGTTGCGGCAGGGGATGGGGGGTTCGGGGGTTTACTTTCAGGTTTCACGATATTTAACTAAGGGTTTTGTTGGAAGGTCTGATGCGGGTCATACAtttgtccagcagggggcaccGTGCTACAAGGTACTCTCATTAGGGTTAGGTACAGAACACAAAATGTCTGAACAGTTCACACTAACAAGTGTAATCCATTATCGTGAGCATAACCCACCTCAAAACTTCCAACAAACAAGTGAAAAGATAGAGAAATAGTTTCTGTCTAAAGCAGGGGGAATGGGAGAATCAGAAGATGGGTTTTGGTGCTAATAGTTGGAGCTAGCTACTGTTTTAGCTACAATAACGGACATtcctaaaaccataaaataaaacctacGTGGCTATGAACACACTTACTCATCTGTGTTGTTGCAGTTATTCATGTTGTAAGCAGCGAGGGGCCACTTACTGACAAGACTTtggaaagaaacaaatgaaatgtttttttttttcgcaccATGAACCTTGAGAGATCTTCTTCACATTAGTCTTTTTGTAACACCACAAAAGATAGCACGGCCAACTCCATTTTATTCCTTCATGTGTAAATTTTCCGTTACACGTCTTGGAATTTGCATATAATTATTCAACCATATGCGATTTGGGCTGATGGCTAAACCACACTCCTTAGTGGTTAGCAAGGAGAGCCATGTCATGGGATGTTTGGGATTTCAACAGGCAACGCCGGTGTATTCAGAAAATGTGGTTGTagtcatatttgttttctttttgtctgagaaTGTAGGTGAGGCAGGCTCGTGTGGAGGCCTGTACAGAGAATACCTCACATTTCTGACACTAAAGACCAACTCCTATTTTATTGCAACTTAATTAATCACTAGCGCTTCAAATTTCTTCCACCGAGTGGAGAAAATTCAACTCGAGCCGCGCTTACTTTCTCTTGCGGAGTATGTCGCTGTGGCCCACGGACTGGGCGTTGCTCTCTCGGCTGCACGTGTCTTTGAGATCCGGGCCTCTGAAGCGCTCGAGGAACGAGTCGTGCCTCTCCACTTTGGGGTTCATTCTGTGGGACGCCCAGTTACGCAGCATGAAGAAGAAGTAGGACAGCCTAGAGGGTCATTGGGAGGTACAACAGCACAAAGTGACACCCGCTAGGCTAGGAACTAGGAACAAACTATAAGTCATGAGCACTCACAGTAATTACCAGAGGTGGAGGACGTGTGCGGATGCCATACTTTAGGACAGGATAATTAAAGTGatgttgatttgattgatttacaTAGTGTATAACCAACTACTCTTTGTACAGTTTATctatcagtggttctcaacttaGTGTCACAGGTTAAATTTGAGAGGAAATAAATCCACAATTGTGCTTTTACAAATGTGTTACAGTCCAAATGCCTACTGGTTTGTTTAATAAAGTCATCATTATTTGAAATGGTAAGTAGTAAGAGGCCCTCTCAGTGTGATTGTTAACTGTACCGTTCATTTCCACCACTGGTAACTGTTTACTACAGTAATAACTACACTGCTGGTGTAGACGTTTACCTGGCCATTGCTCCGGCACCTGTAAATGACTCTGAGGACAGAGCCCTCTCACAGTTGTCTTCACAGAGAGAGTGGGTCCTGGGGAAACCATATAAACACGAGGTCATGTGAAACATCTTCCAAATGACTAATTTGGTCTGTCAGGGGGATAAAAACTACCCCCTTGATGTCAGAACGGTTATTGGTCGTTCCCCACAACCAGTGACGGTGAAATCAGACCTGCTGTCCCCGTTTTCGATGACGGCGAGTTCGTCGTCAGACATGTTGTTGGACGGCCGCTTTCTGGCCAGAGAGGAGTTTTCACAGCAGACTTTTGCCATCTTGTGGTGTCCGGCTCCGCGGGCCTGGAGCACACAGATACGGCCTGaagtcaaacattaaaaactgaacTATGAGTGTTGCTGATGAGCTTGTTGACACTGCCTGTCTGAGGGTAGAGTCTAAAAATACATGCTGATTACATCCTTAAACGCTAAACAGGATCAGTGACCTCTCTCTGGGAACCATCAGCTggcttttaaaataactaagCTAAGGCTTACAGGTGGGCTGTAGTGTCTATGTTCAGTGGTGTGTACAGCAGGTTAAGTCTATTAGTGCAGCACTTAAAGAGCAGGTACGTGGCTGAAATTTCACCTGTAGACATGTCTgcaggtaaaattaaaaaaaaaaaaaattgttttaaatctttaaattgaGACAGTTTAGGGTGTTTCTGAACAGTTCACTCTGATTGTATAATTTTGAGAGTGCTCCTACccttatattatttaaaaagtatCATCTATAGATGAGGTTTGATTGGTTGATTATTAAGACTTCAGATAGATATTTTTCttagtctgtttgttttatttagttctaTTTAGGCTCTTGTTTAGTGCTAAATAATGACTCACTGATCTCTGGGGAACACCACTGTTTGTAACACGTGCACTCATGTAGATTAGTGCTAATTCCAGCGAGTTAAGCAACCCCCACTAAATTAAATCACACTGATAGAAACGCCAAGAACCTGAGTGCTTGAAGGGTGACAAAAGGTAAACCCAAGTGTGTGTCCGTCTCTCTATATATAAGTTACATGACCGTCTCCCAGCCATGCAGCACTTTCCTTGGTTTGGCCAAAGCCGTATTCATGAGGTGCCACACAGATAGTGAAAGAAATCACATAGTTGTAATGGTACCAGTATTTTCAATCATGAAAGAGATGCCACGGTTCTGTAGTTCATATCTGTTTGAGGAACTCTCTATATTTCTTGGCAGTCAGCATAAGGTGCAGTGTCAATGAGGCTTATTCAGGAAATAGGCACAAAACTTATCACTGTACCCGTTACCCCATATGTGCTCTGATGTATCTGATATTTGAATGTGCTGGTCACATTTCCTGCTGCTGATGaaggctgtttttgtttttgatcaaaAGTTTCAGTTAGTGGAGGGTGGTTAGTTTTTCTGCAACCTTCAAAGGGTGAAGATTTGCGGTAATGTGATTCTCATCGAGATCGTTCCTCAGCTACATACACACGTCTCTCTTGTCTTTGATAGAAGCAAATTTGATCTGATTATTTAAAAGCGATATGCACAGCAGTTAAATGCGCACAGAGGCCTCTTTGTTGGATATTTGCAGCACTCAAAACAATTAATCTACTTTAAAGATTTTTACCAACTATTTTTAACAtgtggttgattgattgataaatGATTAAACGAGCGATGTTTGGtctatattttctgtattttcatttaCGTTACgtatttaattaattcaatcattcattttctttcttaattttttattatctttgtgTTTAAACATATACATTCGTGAGCATTTTTTCTTAATGAACTAGATCTGAAATTCAAACTATTTCCTCTCAGTCAGCTGATCACAACTCACCTGTTTGAAgccttcttctgtttttctttctttctttcttttctttttctttttttatttactttgagtTTTGCGAGCCGATCAGAGCATCAGTTTCCATTTGATCCCCCGAATATGATCCCATCTTCCCAAACTGAAATGTGATGTTTTCGTATTGTCTTGATCCGGTGAAATATATTCCCGGTCGCTTTTGTCCCAGCGCGCACTCAGCAAAAATATCGATGCCGCCTGTCCATAATTGGCAGCAGAGGCTCTGCAGCGTGAGGACAGAGCGGACTGAGCCGACAGGTCCCAGATCAGACAGAGGGGAGGAGTCCTGTCCATCTTCACCTGCCATCACTGTGTCCATCTCCCAGCACAGAGTGACTGGACTCATCGTGGCTACATGATAACACGATATCTGTAAGTCCCCCGTTACTCGAGGCCTAAGTCACATGTGACACTATGACATTATAAGTCTTTATTATAAATCTTCAGTGTATTTCTAACTcctaaaatagaaaatataggCTGAGCTCAGTGGTTCTCATGTGGCTCCATCGCTCCAAAGGGTCAAAGTGAATTTGGTCCATTTGAACAGCTATTCATGATTAAAATAGATCTTTCCACTTTGACACATAGAAACCTGCTGATGGACTCGACAGATTTAGGTGGTAAAAGTTAGGTGGACATTGAGTTTTGGGTTTAAACGGAGCACATCTGTTGTCATGGTTACACAGCCCAGCTGAGGGATGTGGGGTATGAGAAGAGTCCAAATGGATGGTCCTCTCTGGTGATGTAGCAACCTCTCgcaaatgaaatgtttcatcAAGGTCAGGgttgtttgctgatgttttgaagAAAGGCAGTGGAGGTGAATGGTAGGTCAATTAAGTTTGTAGTTTTATaatacatgaatgaataaaataaaatgattgttgaaacaggaaacaaccAAGTGGTCTCTGCATGTTAACGTGTTTTGTCCACCCTTTGATCCGCCCTGACATCCTCCCTATGATGACTATGTGGTTTTTGGTCCCAAACAGGCACAGCTTTTTTGTACAACTTTAGAACAACAGGTTTTATTaaagcaatttattttcttaagctTCAAGTTTTTGataaaaagaaaccaaacagcttaatttcaaataaaacaaaacactataATAAACGTACTCAGCAGTGTAAATGCTCAGGGGTTTGTTCCACCACACCACAGCTAAACACTGACTCATCACTGATATGAATAtaacctatatatatatatatatatatgcgtatGGCCACATTAACTGAACAGAGCAGTCACTTGATGAGCAATCACATCT
Coding sequences within:
- the cnga3a gene encoding cyclic nucleotide-gated channel cone photoreceptor subunit alpha isoform X1 — translated: MAKVCCENSSLARKRPSNNMSDDELAVIENGDSRTHSLCEDNCERALSSESFTGAGAMARLSYFFFMLRNWASHRMNPKVERHDSFLERFRGPDLKDTCSRESNAQSVGHSDILRKRNLVSKWPLAAYNMNNCNNTDDKKEDKKDEIKKDEKKEEKKDEKKEEEKKDEKKDGDKKEEEKKDEKKDEKKDEKKDDKKDDKKDDKKKEEPPKEIWIMDPAADQYYRWLTVIAGPVFYNLMMIITRACFNELQDSYTKLWIVLDYTSDFIYYADTFVRSRTGYLEQGLLVKDSKKLRDKYRTTPQFKYDMIAMIPTDLLFVKYGFNNPEFRLNRLCKMARLFEFFERTETRTSFPNMFRISNLVLYILIIIHWNACLFFAISKTIGFGSDTWVYPNISHPEHGRLARKYIYSLYWSTLTLTTIGETPPPVRDVEFLFVIADFLTGVLIFASIVGNVGAMISNMNASRAEFQAKIDSIKQYMQFRKVTKDLEARVIKWFDYLWTEKKTCDEKEVLKNLPDKLKAEIAINVHLDTLKKVRIFQDCEAGLLIELVLKLQPQVFSPGDYICKKGDIGREMYIIKEGKLAVVADDGVTQFVVLSDGAYFGEISILGIKGSKAGNRRTANIRSVGYSDLFALSKDDLMEALTEYPDAKKALEEKGKAILMKDNLIDEAVANAGADPKDLEEKLTKLQSNLDVMQTKFAQLMAEFTSSQTRMKQRVTDMEARVKSIQPEDLSEVMADKDKKVQ